The Cuculus canorus isolate bCucCan1 chromosome 5, bCucCan1.pri, whole genome shotgun sequence genome window below encodes:
- the CDCA4 gene encoding cell division cycle-associated protein 4 isoform X2, which yields MGEEEGLRQTQLLDTMFVRGLKRKRFDGEEDIEGTLAGIKAIPSYNLQRQSLLDMSLVKLQLCHMLVEPNLCRSVLIANTVRQIQEEMTQDGTWQMINTQSTGQASLDRLVSTDILCRSSREQAEGKHVPGYSTFNKDFEGDQTQDSSETMSTASSVQAPRNLQSNVWEMENSQENKGNFQKSLDQIFETLENKSPNSVEDLFSEVDNSYYDLDTMLTGMMSNTKMGHCDGLETFTSPATTTSNSNCKSDLNELDHIVEILVES from the exons atgggagaagaggaaggactGCGTCAAACACAATTACTG gaCACAATGTTTGTGCGAGGATTAAAGAGAAAACGTTTTGATGGCGAAGAAGATATTGAGGGAACTCTGGCTGGTATTAAGGCTATTCCTTCATATAATCTTCAGCGACAGTCACTTTTAGATATGTCCTTGGTTAAACTTCAGCTGTGTCACATGCTGGTTGAACCTAACCTTTGTCGTTCGGTACTTATAGCCAACACAGTACGTCagatccaagaggaaatgactCAAGATGGAACTTGGCAGATGATAAATACACAGAGTACAGGGCAGGCATCCCTGGATCGTCTTGTCTCAACAGATATTCTCTGTCGTTCATCCAGGGAACAAGCTGAGGGAAAGCATGTTCCAGGCTATAGTACTTTCAATAAAGACTTTGAGGGTGATCAAACACAAGATAGTTCAGAAACTATGTCAACAGCTTCTTCAGTGCAAGCTCCAAGAAACCTGCAAAGCAATGTGTGGGAAATGGAGAattcacaagaaaataaaggaaactttCAAAAATCATTAGATCAAATATTCGAGACACTGGAGAATAAAAGCCCTAATTCTGTTGAAgatctgttttcagaagttgACAATTCTTACTATGATCTTGATACTATGTTAACAGGCATGATGAGCAACACAAAAATGGGACACTGTGATGGGCTTGAAACATTTACCTCTCCAGCAACTACAACTTCTAACTCTAATTGTAAATCTGACCTTAATGAGCTTGATCATATTGTGGAAATCCTTGTTGAATCCTGA
- the CDCA4 gene encoding cell division cycle-associated protein 4 isoform X1 has translation MFLISVVPHWPFYNLDTMFVRGLKRKRFDGEEDIEGTLAGIKAIPSYNLQRQSLLDMSLVKLQLCHMLVEPNLCRSVLIANTVRQIQEEMTQDGTWQMINTQSTGQASLDRLVSTDILCRSSREQAEGKHVPGYSTFNKDFEGDQTQDSSETMSTASSVQAPRNLQSNVWEMENSQENKGNFQKSLDQIFETLENKSPNSVEDLFSEVDNSYYDLDTMLTGMMSNTKMGHCDGLETFTSPATTTSNSNCKSDLNELDHIVEILVES, from the exons ATGTTCCTGATCTCTGTTGTACCACACTGGCCATTCTATAACCTG gaCACAATGTTTGTGCGAGGATTAAAGAGAAAACGTTTTGATGGCGAAGAAGATATTGAGGGAACTCTGGCTGGTATTAAGGCTATTCCTTCATATAATCTTCAGCGACAGTCACTTTTAGATATGTCCTTGGTTAAACTTCAGCTGTGTCACATGCTGGTTGAACCTAACCTTTGTCGTTCGGTACTTATAGCCAACACAGTACGTCagatccaagaggaaatgactCAAGATGGAACTTGGCAGATGATAAATACACAGAGTACAGGGCAGGCATCCCTGGATCGTCTTGTCTCAACAGATATTCTCTGTCGTTCATCCAGGGAACAAGCTGAGGGAAAGCATGTTCCAGGCTATAGTACTTTCAATAAAGACTTTGAGGGTGATCAAACACAAGATAGTTCAGAAACTATGTCAACAGCTTCTTCAGTGCAAGCTCCAAGAAACCTGCAAAGCAATGTGTGGGAAATGGAGAattcacaagaaaataaaggaaactttCAAAAATCATTAGATCAAATATTCGAGACACTGGAGAATAAAAGCCCTAATTCTGTTGAAgatctgttttcagaagttgACAATTCTTACTATGATCTTGATACTATGTTAACAGGCATGATGAGCAACACAAAAATGGGACACTGTGATGGGCTTGAAACATTTACCTCTCCAGCAACTACAACTTCTAACTCTAATTGTAAATCTGACCTTAATGAGCTTGATCATATTGTGGAAATCCTTGTTGAATCCTGA
- the GPR132 gene encoding probable G-protein coupled receptor 132 gives MENCTNTNNSSSCTGIPYKDSKMLLVAVYSIVFAIGLPANCLTSLLTFIQIQRNKVIAIYIFSLSLCELMYLSTLPLWIIYVQDEHQWKMGIMACQITGFIFFCNIYISILLLCCISLDRYVAVVYALESRGKRGQKKAIIIVCFLFAVVAIIHTPVFYMEDHPGHMNKTTCFETLPLDIKLATFGIARFLFGFAIPFTILIFTNYKIFQSTKTSSSLTCRQKAKVKYLAVTIIVIFLICFAPYHVVLIIRSIYFMFHQNCSCPFEKEIYSIFTVFLCLATANSIADPIIYVLVSENVRKDFYRSLRRWRLSAFRLNLSSNHKSDSTKLKMSKESQEGGLREENKDIPDSSDSPKTCNSSKDQEGGS, from the coding sequence atggaaaattgtaCAAACACAAATAACAGCTCCTCTTGCACAGGAATTCCCTACAAAGACAGTAAGATGCTTCTGGTTGCTGTTTACAGCATTGTTTTTGCCATAGGTCTTCCAGCAAATTGCTTAACCTCCCTGCTTACGTTCATACAAATCCAAAGGAATAAAGTAATTGCCATCTACATTTTCAGTTTATCATTGTGTGAGCTGATGTATTTAAGTACCTTGCCTCTCTGGATTATCTACGTGCAAGATGAGCACCAGTGGAAAATGGGTATAATGGCTTGCCAAATAACAGGATTCATCTTTTTCTGCAACATATACATCAGCATTCTGCTTTTGTGCTGCATTTCTCTGGATCGTTATGTGGCAGTGGTGTATGCTCTGGAAtcaagggggaaaagaggacagaaaaaagcAATCATAATagtgtgttttctctttgctgtggtTGCAATAATCCACACTCCAGTATTTTACATGGAAGACCATCCAGGTCATATGAATAAGACGACCTGCTTTGAGACTTTGCCCCTTGACATAAAACTGGCTACTTTTGGCATTGCCAGATTCCTATTTGGATTTGCCATACCTTTCACAATCCTTATTTTCACAAACTACAAGATTTTCCAAAGTACAAAAACAAGCAGCAGCCTGACTTGTCGTCAGAAAGCCAAAGTGAAGTATCTGGCTGTCACcattattgttattttcctgaTCTGCTTTGCTCCCTACCACGTGGTACTCATAATAAGATCCATATACTTTATGTTCCATCAGAATTGCTCATGtccatttgaaaaagaaatatactcgatttttacagtgtttctgtgtttaGCCACTGCAAATAGCATTGCCGATCCAATCATCTACGTGCTGGTTAGTGAAAATGTCAGGAAAGATTTCTATAGGAGTCTGAGAAGATGGAGATTGAGCGCATTCAGGCTGAATTTATCCAGTAATCACAAGAGTGACAGCACAAAATTGAAAATGTCAAAGGAATCACAGGAAGGAGGgctaagagaagaaaacaaagacatacCAGATTCATCTGACAGTCCAAAGACCTGTAATAGCAGCAAAGACCAAGAAGGGGGCAGCTAG